In Ischnura elegans chromosome 9, ioIscEleg1.1, whole genome shotgun sequence, the following proteins share a genomic window:
- the LOC124165082 gene encoding toll-like receptor Tollo, whose amino-acid sequence MAVTGAPASSCSTANTTRPTPNQVAGPREAHGRHRDNITAMPPARCRSPHHRRIAMRLLLFSAFITIASLSVARAASPAPVDCAWEAPTPGEPGPAVAAAAGQDEEEARLSCLLRPATDGDGEGFDANFTSISSERTSSLHLACEPGAEVVLAVALREKTLSHVGAHLRDLSIDGCRLSEWPASALTGMRRLRSLSVQAWKPATQPEPSSFDGADAEEDWPSDGLRVAPGSFEGAPQLERLDMSGNAIRTFPRGLFCPLTNLVTLNVSHNRLRDIGELDFRETESNSRPAAGVNASAAAQGVPCSLDVQSLDVSWNRLAALPARGLAFLRRLKDLDLSHNMLQSVSPRSLSGLKALAVLDLSGNRLGPALSPRLFRDSSDSLRELRLRDNALVSLEPGLLSGLARLTSLDVSRNRIGRLHPASLTGLIRLVALDLSHNYITVLGMESMSPNEAIFRDLYTLQILDLSYNRLESLPPGIFAPCSNLHTLILSQNKLTRIDARALNGLFVLSLLSLDNNQIQRLDPESLTNCTALQDLNLNGNQLKEVPMAVRGLRLLRTLDLGDNVIETLVEDGKNSSESYPPLSGLPNLYGLRLIGNHITTLTRKSFSSLPALQILNLARNKISVIEKGTFDSNTALQAIRLDANLVTDLTGLFSGLPSLLWLNVSDNRISDRLDLVESMPPTLQWLDVHANAITEIGCGRKIGELEEEAVKPDLQLQTLDASFNRLTRVGGTAGTLPDSLRLLFLNDNFITAIEPHIFLDKINLTRVDLYANRIVTMELAALRLTPVSPDQSLPEFYIGGNPFRCDCSMEWLQVINNMTSSLRQYPKVADLDAVYCRLVLPRRRRPHPPPFVPILQASPSDFLCPYKTHCFALCHCCDFDACDCEMTCPNNCTCYHDHAWSTNVVDCSSAGYTSTLPVRIPMDATEVYLDGNALGALPSHAFIGRKNLRVLLVNSSSLAGIRNHTFSGLGRLSVLHLQDNHLRELRGFEFRDLEALKELYLQGNRLRYIDERTFSHLRNLEVLRLDGNRLSDFAVWRLGGVSNPLLTHVSLSGNRWPCADCRHLGMLHEWVRKNIRRVSDARRITCVYFSPEEDGDEGAVGPPLAALDAASADEFGADFFDNSSAIVGVVSTICSPLSAHDNTNLGGSLEKKLLGEHLPFLLAAVIALPCALIVTLLGVCYRRELRAWMHSRCGVRVCYRRDASSSSSSNVGMGCDGNIGVAIAGDDDESEGCGGDDSTLEAHMGKLGGRKRGGAGRFLFDAYICHSARDDAFVRGVLAAGLEARDPRYRIGLHYRDLPSLAISSIGGVGGGNGGGGGTNGGGIQMPPTSPSENSPSPLADAVVEAVERSRRTILVLSAAFISGEWRRFEVRSALAEALRGGSGEKRRRRQQRLIVVLLGELPRELDPDLRLHLKGSAAVLRWGDSLFWEKLRYALPDVHRQPLPPPHGPTAVTVSIPRKGGVEEMSVGGGNIYASPDTVPPPSRPLPLYLQPHRNGGMQGQPQRELPRIPQPMWA is encoded by the coding sequence ATGGCGGTGACGGGAGCACCGGCTTCCTCCTGCTCAACCGCGAACACGACCCGACCCACACCAAACCAAGTCGCCGGGCCCCGCGAGGCCCACGGCCGACACCGCGACAACATCACTGCTATGCCTCCGGCCCGCTGCCGGTCGCCGCACCACCGACGCATCGCCATGCGGCTCTTGCTTTTCTCCGCTTTCATCACCATCGCCTCCCTGTCAGTAGCGCGGGCCGCGTCTCCGGCCCCCGTCGACTGCGCCTGGGAGGCCCCGACTCCGGGCGAGCCCGGGCCCGCCGTCGCGGCGGCGGCGGGCCAGGACGAGGAGGAAGCCCGCCTCTCGTGCCTGCTGCGCCCGGCCACCGATGGCGACGGCGAGGGCTTCGACGCCAACTTCACATCCATCTCTTCAGAGCGAACATCATCGCTGCACTTGGCCTGCGAGCCGGGTGCTGAAGTGGTGCTTGCCGTTGCCCTCCGCGAGAAGACCCTATCGCACGTGGGGGCCCACCTTCGGGACCTGTCCATCGACGGCTGCCGCCTTTCCGAGTGGCCCGCCAGCGCCCTGACCGGCATGCGCCGCCTCCGCTCCCTATCCGTGCAAGCGTGGAAGCCAGCCACCCAGCCGGAGCCTTCTTCTTTCGACGGCGCCGACGCCGAGGAGGATTGGCCCTCGGATGGCTTAAGGGTCGCCCCCGGAAGCTTCGAGGGGGCCCCTCAGCTGGAGCGGTTGGACATGAGCGGCAACGCCATCCGCACCTTCCCGCGTGGCCTCTTCTGCCCTTTGACCAACCTGGTCACTCTGAACGTGAGTCACAACCGGCTTCGGGACATCGGCGAGCTTGACTTCCGGGAAACCGAGTCCAACAGCCGACCGGCAGCAGGCGTCAACGCGTCCGCGGCCGCTCAAGGTGTCCCCTGCAGCCTGGACGTGCAGTCGCTGGATGTGTCGTGGAACAGGCTGGCTGCCCTGCCCGCTCGAGGCCTGGCCTTCCTGAGGAGGCTGAAGGATCTCGACCTGTCGCACAACATGTTGCAGAGCGTCTCGCCCAGATCCCTCTCTGGGCTCAAGGCGTTAGCCGTGCTCGACTTGTCGGGCAATCGGCTGGGCCCCGCCCTCTCCCCGCGTCTCTTCCGAGACTCCTCTGATTCCCTGAGAGAACTGCGACTGCGGGACAACGCCTTGGTGTCCCTCGAACCTGGCCTCCTCTCCGGTCTCGCCCGCCTCACTTCGCTGGACGTGTCGAGGAACCGGATCGGCAGGCTGCACCCGGCGTCTTTGACGGGACTCATCCGCCTGGTGGCCCTTGACCTCTCCCACAATTACATCACAGTTCTGGGCATGGAGTCCATGTCCCCTAACGAGGCCATCTTCCGTGATCTCTACACTCTTCAAATATTGGATCTCAGCTACAACAGGCTAGAATCTCTTCCCCCTGGTATCTTTGCCCCCTGCAGTAATCTTCACACCTTGATCCTTTCGCAAAACAAGCTAACTAGAATAGACGCAAGAGCTTTAAATGGACTGTTTGTCTTGTCTTTACTGTCTTTGGATAATAATCAGATACAGAGGTTAGACCCTGAGTCGCTCACCAATTGTACCGCCTTGCAGGACTTGAATCTGAATGGCAATCAACTGAAAGAAGTCCCGATGGCCGTCAGAGGTTTAAGACTGTTAAGAACTTTGGATCTTGGTGATAATGTGATCGAGACACTTGTTGAGGACGGAAAGAATAGTTCAGAATCATATCCTCCATTATCAGGGTTGCCAAACCTTTATGGTCTCAGACTGATAGGTAACCACATTACCACTTTGACGAGAAAATCTTTTTCAAGTCTTCCTGCCCTCCAGATTCTTAATCTGGCGAGGAATAAAATTTCCGTCATCGAGAAAGGAACTTTTGACTCTAATACTGCCCTACAAGCAATCCGCTTGGATGCCAATCTAGTCACCGATCTCACTGGTCTCTTTTCTGGTCTTCCCTCCCTTTTGTGGCTCAATGTATCGGATAATAGAATATCAGATAGGCTAGATCTAGTGGAATCAATGCCGCCGACGCTTCAGTGGTTAGACGTTCACGCGAACGCCATAACTGAAATAGGTTGCGGGCGGAAGATCGGTGAATTAGAGGAGGAAGCGGTAAAGCCTGATCTTCAATTACAAACTCTCGATGCATCTTTCAATAGATTGACAAGGGTGGGCGGTACGGCAGGGACCCTCCCCGATTCGTTACGTTTGTTGTTTCTGAACGATAATTTCATCACGGCCATCGAGCCACATATATTCCTCGACAAAATCAACCTGACGAGAGTGGATCTATACGCGAATCGCATCGTGACGATGGAGTTGGCAGCTCTTCGCCTGACCCCCGTTTCCCCAGACCAGAGCCTCCCCGAATTCTACATCGGCGGCAACCCTTTCCGGTGCGACTGTTCGATGGAGTGGCTGCAGGTCATAAACAACATGACTTCGTCTCTCCGACAGTACCCCAAGGTGGCCGACTTGGACGCCGTCTACTGCCGCCTAGTGCTACCCCGTCGCCGCCGACCACACCCACCTCCCTTCGTCCCCATATTGCAAGCTTCCCCGTCTGACTTTCTGTGCCCCTACAAAACCCATTGCTTCGCCCTTTGTCACTGCTGTGACTTCGATGCGTGTGACTGTGAGATGACCTGCCCCAACAACTGTACGTGCTACCACGATCACGCGTGGTCCACCAACGTGGTGGATTGCTCGAGCGCGGGTTACACTTCCACCCTCCCCGTGAGGATCCCCATGGATGCGACAGAGGTCTACCTCGACGGAAACGCTTTGGGGGCGTTGCCCAGCCACGCCTTTATTGGCAGGAAAAATTTGAGGGTCTTACTCGTCAATTCCTCTTCCCTCGCTGGGATCAGAAATCACACTTTCAGTGGTCTAGGGCGACTAAGTGTTTTACATCTCCAGGATAATCATCTTAGAGAGTTGAGGGGGTTCGAGTTTAGGGATTTGGAGGCGCTGAAAGAGTTGTATCTGCAAGGTAACAGGTTGCGTTACATTGACGAGAGAACTTTTTCCCACCTGAGAAATTTAGAAGTATTACGACTTGACGGAAATAGGCTCTCGGACTTTGCCGTGTGGCGCCTCGGCGGCGTTAGTAATCCCCTACTAACTCACGTTTCCCTTTCTGGGAACCGGTGGCCGTGCGCGGACTGTAGACACTTGGGTATGTTGCACGAGTGGGTTCGTAAGAACATCAGGCGTGTGTCGGACGCCCGCAGGATTACGTGCGTGTACTTTTCGCCCGAGGAGGATGGGGACGAGGGCGCGGTCGGACCGCCCCTTGCGGCCCTGGATGCCGCATCCGCAGACGAGTTCGGTGCTGACTTCTTCGACAACTCTTCAGCAATCGTGGGTGTGGTGAGCACCATCTGCTCCCCTCTTAGCGCTCATGACAACACCAACCTGGGTGGCAGCTTGGAGAAGAAGCTTTTGGGCGAGCATTTGCCCTTCTTGCTGGCCGCTGTCATCGCCCTGCCCTGTGCCCTCATTGTCACCCTCTTGGGCGTGTGCTACCGGCGCGAGCTTCGCGCCTGGATGCACTCACGCTGCGGCGTCCGCGTCTGCTACCGTCGCGacgcctcctcctcttcctccagcAATGTGGGCATGGGCTGCGACGGCAACATCGGCGTGGCCATCGCCGGCGACGACGACGAGTCCGAGGGCTGCGGCGGCGACGACTCCACCCTCGAGGCGCACATGGGGAAGCTGGGCGGGCGGAAGCGGGGCGGCGCGGGGCGGTTTCTCTTCGACGCGTACATCTGCCACAGCGCGCGGGACGACGCGTTCGTGCGCGGCGTCTTGGCGGCCGGCCTGGAGGCGCGAGACCCTCGGTACCGGATCGGCCTCCACTACCGCGACTTGCCCTCCCTCGCCATCAGCAGCATAGGCGGGGTTGGGGGCGGGAACGGAGGCGGAGGGGGCACCAACGGGGGCGGCATCCAAATGCCCCCAACGTCTCCCTCCGAGAACTCCCCCTCGCCCTTGGCGGACGCGGTGGTGGAGGCGGTGGAGAGGAGTCGGAGAACCATCCTAGTCTTGAGCGCGGCCTTCATCTCGGGCGAGTGGAGGAGGTTCGAGGTGAGGTCCGCGCTGGCGGAGGCCCTGAGGGGCGGTAGCGGGGAGAAGAGGCGGCGGAGGCAGCAGAGGCTCATCGTGGTGCTGCTGGGAGAGCTGCCGAGGGAGCTGGACCCAGACCTGCGGCTCCACCTCAAAGGGTCGGCCGCGGTGCTCAGGTGGGGCGACTCGCTCTTCTGGGAAAAGCTGAGGTACGCGCTGCCGGACGTTCACCGGCAACCCCTGCCGCCTCCGCACGGCCCCACCGCCGTCACCGTCAGCATCCCGCGGAAGGGCGGCGTGGAGGAGATGAGCGTCGGGGGCGGCAACATCTACGCCTCTCCGGACACCGTCCCCCCGCCCTCGCGGCCGCTGCCCCTGTACCTGCAGCCTCACCGGAACGGCGGCATGCAGGGGCAGCCGCAGAGGGAACTGCCCCGCATCCCCCAGCCCATGTGGGCGTAG